A section of the Miscanthus floridulus cultivar M001 unplaced genomic scaffold, ASM1932011v1 fs_902_2_3, whole genome shotgun sequence genome encodes:
- the LOC136533495 gene encoding LOW QUALITY PROTEIN: DExH-box ATP-dependent RNA helicase DExH3-like (The sequence of the model RefSeq protein was modified relative to this genomic sequence to represent the inferred CDS: deleted 1 base in 1 codon), whose protein sequence is MQKQALRKRKSQIASVVEDAVDAADLRDYSSRTRDSLSCWNPDSIGFNLIENVLCHICQKERSGAIIVFMTGWDDINALKEQLQANPLLGDPSKVLLLACHGSMASSEQKLIFDKPEPGVRKIVLATNLAETSITINDVVFVVDCGKAKETSYDALNNTPCLLPTWISKASARQRRGRAGRVQPGECYHLYPRSVYDAFADYQLPELLRTPLQSLCLQIKSLRLGSISEFLSRALQSPESLSVQNAIEYLKVIGAFDQNEELTVLGKHLSMLPVEPKLGKMLIFGAIFNCLDPILTIVSGLSVRDPFLTPFDKKDLAESAKLQFSCRDYSDHLALVRAYEGWREAERDRAGYDYCWKKFLSVQTLKAIDSLRRQFLFLLKDTGLVDENMTVCNKWSRDENLVRAVICAGLYPGVSSVVNKEKSISLKTMEDGQVMLYSSSVNGKEAKIPFPWLVFNEKVKVNSVFLRDSTAISDSILLLFGGCIKQGGLDGHLKMLGGYLEFFMNRDLASTYLSLKSELDNLIHCKLQNPRMDIQTSEELLSAIRLLVTEDPCSGRFVYGRQEPRSKKAKTMLLPSSMSGGGGNGGDNAKNQLQTFLTRAGHNNPTYKTKQIKSYLFRSTVEFNGMQFVGQPCANKKLAEKAAASEALNWLTGDGGGTITDSRGAQDADPMSLLMRPPRRRRHSHHHRS, encoded by the exons ATGCAAAAGCAAGCTCTACGAAAGCGGAAGAGCCAAATCGCTTCTGTTGTGGAA GATGCAGTTGACGCTGCTGATTTGAGAGACTATAGTTCGCGAACTCGTGATTCTCTATCCTGTTGGAATCCTGATTCAATTGGTTTTAATTTAATAGAAAATGTCTTATGCCATATTTGTCAAAAGGAACGATCAGGTGCAATAATTGTATTTATGACTGGGTGGGATGACATTAATGCATTAAAAGAGCAGCTGCAAGCAAATCCACTGCTTGGAGATCCAAGCAAAGTTTTGTTGCTCGCTTGTCATGGCTCTATGGCCAGTTCAGAGCAG AAATTAATATTTGATAAGCCTGAGCCTGGAGTAAGGAAAATAGTTCTTGCCACGAATTTGGCTGAAACTAGTATTACTATCAACGATGTAGTTTTTGTTGTTGACTGTGGCAAGGCAAAAGAGACATCTTACGATGCACTGAATAATACTCCCTGTTTGCTTCCAACCTGGATCTCCAAGGCTTCTGCCAGACAA AGACGAGGACGAGCTGGTCGAGTCCAACCAGGGGAGTGCTACCATCTTTATCCACGATCTGTATATGATGCATTTGCTGACTACCAGTTACCAGAACTTCTGAGAACCCCTCTCCAATCCCTCTGTTTGCAAATAAAAAGCTTGAGGCTAGGAAGTATATCAGAATTTTTATCCAGAGCTTTACAATCACCTGAATCTCTATCA GTACAAAATGCCATTGAATATCTCAAAGTCATTGGAGCTTTTGATCAGAATGAAGAGTTGACGGTTCTTG GAAAGCACTTGTCTATGCTTCCAGTTGAACCTAAGTTAGGAAAGATGCTTATTTTTGGGGCTATTTTTAATTGTCTGGACCCCATATTAACCATAGTTTCTGGACTTAGTGTTAGAGATCCTTTTTTGACCCCCTTCGATAAGAAAGAT CTTGCAGAGTCAGCTAAATTGCAGTTTTCATGCCGGGACTACAGTGATCATCTTGCACTAGTTCGTGCATATGAAGGATGGAGGGAGGCTGAAAGAGACCGTGCTGGTTATGACTACTGTTGGAAAAAATTTCTTTCAGTGCAAACATTGAAAGCAATAGATTCTCTTCGGCGGCAGTTTCTCTTTCTTCTGAAGGATACTGGTTTGGTTGATGAAAACATGACTGTGTGCAATAAATGGAGCCGTGATGAAAATCTAGTTCGGGCG GTAATTTGTGCAGGACTATATCCAGGTGTTTCCTCTGTTGTG AACAAGGAGAAATCCATCTCCCTCAAGACAATGGAGGATGGACAGGTTATGCTTTATTCG AGTTCGGTTAATGGTAAAGAAGCCAAGATTCCATTCCCCTGGCTAGTTTTCAATGAGAAGGTGAAGGTGAATTCTGTTTTCCTCCGGGATTCAACTGCTATATCTGATTCTATACTGTTGTTATTTGGAGGCTGCATAAAACAAGGGGGCTTG GATGGACACTTAAAAATGCTTGGGGGTTATCTTGAGTTCTTCATGAATCGTGATCTTGCTTCAACTTATTTGAGTCTGAAGAGTGAACTTGATAATTTAATCCATTGCAAG CTCCAAAACCCAAGGATGGATATCCAAACGAGTGAAGAGCTGCTATCAGCCATCCGTTTGCTGGTGACTGAAGACCCATGCAGTGGGCGGTTCGTCTACGGCCGACAGGAGCCAAGATCAAAGAAAGCAAAGACAATGCTTTTGCCATCCTCCATGAGTGGCGGTGGTGGCAACGGAGGGGATAATGCCAAGAACCAGCTCCAGACTTTCCTGACCCGGGCCGGGCACAACAACCCCACCTACAAGACGAAGCAGATCAAGAGCTATCTCTTCAGGTCGACGGTTGAGTTCAACGGCATGCAGTTCGTGGGGCAGCCGTGTGCAAACAAGAAACTTGCGGAGAAGGCTGCTGCGAGCGAGGCACTCAATTGGCTCACAGGAGATGGTGGTGGAACGATCACTGACTCTAGGGGGGCCCAGGACGCAGACCCCATGTCCTTGCTGATGCGACCACCACGCAGGCGACGGCATAGCCATCATCATCGGAGCTGA